A genomic region of Gemmatimonadota bacterium contains the following coding sequences:
- a CDS encoding S9 family peptidase, whose translation MALPIGVAIGRRNEGGGGVNYALPPADGILIDKPNEVIVARHQGSVYAFALSCPHQNTVLRWLADEGRFQCPKHKSRYQPDGTFISGRATRNMDRLLIRRDGATVVVDVDHVFESDKDPAAWSAAVVKVQDSALGTGWEWRVGARWANLRASRPSGEVSMRGFSLLFVTLFPWSVAAQVRPADTLFQVERYLDYETVQSPRISPDGNVVVFGRRAVDKMKDSWETSLWIMNADGSNLRFLLKGADPVWSADGTRIAFLAPGEPGGNQIFVRYMDAEGAVSQVTRVEQTPSDIRWAPDGRSIGFAMVVPSAPDWNVRLPAPPAGATWTRAPRVVDKLHSRADGRGWLVNGYTHLFVVPSTGGTPRQVTTGTWNVGARGIGLPGSVGWDWMPDGRSLVVDGNDDPDADRQRQVSNIYAVDLETLTRRRLTPSKGNWTNPIVSPDGKVIAFLGFSFTKQTYRVSDLYTMPATGGAATLRSQGFDRTPSQLVWALDNSGLYFVADDRGVSNLYLAPTSGPIRPLTTGIHMLTAPSVSKKGTAVVVRTHFYAPPDVVKIDLKKPSQLVPLTQMNADLLGGAKLGEVEEIWYRSADGTRVQGWIVKPPSFTPDRKWPLILEIHGGPHGMYNVGFNPMYQNFAANGFVTLYTNPRGSTGYGTDFGNAIDQAYPSVDYDDLMAGVDSVIGRGYVDEKQMYVTGCSGGGVLSSWVIAHTNRFAAAAVRCPVTNWMSFAGTSDIPLFGFNWFDKPYWEDPKPWLEHSTIFHVGKVKTPTLLMTGELDLRTPMGQTEEYFAALKVLGVPTAMVRFEGEYHGTGSKPSNWMRTQVYMMEWFRRYGTNGTIP comes from the coding sequence GTGGCGCTCCCGATCGGGGTGGCCATCGGCCGGCGGAATGAGGGGGGCGGTGGGGTCAACTACGCCCTCCCGCCCGCCGACGGGATCCTGATCGACAAGCCCAACGAGGTCATCGTGGCCCGGCATCAAGGGTCGGTGTACGCCTTCGCCCTGTCGTGTCCCCATCAGAACACGGTCCTCAGATGGTTGGCCGACGAAGGCCGGTTTCAGTGTCCGAAACACAAGTCGCGCTATCAACCTGACGGCACCTTCATTTCCGGGCGGGCCACCCGAAACATGGACCGCCTGCTGATCCGGCGCGACGGGGCCACGGTCGTCGTCGACGTGGATCACGTCTTCGAAAGCGACAAAGACCCGGCGGCCTGGTCGGCGGCTGTCGTCAAGGTTCAGGACTCGGCACTCGGCACCGGTTGGGAGTGGCGGGTTGGGGCGCGGTGGGCTAACCTGAGGGCCTCACGACCATCCGGCGAGGTCTCGATGCGTGGCTTTTCCCTCCTGTTCGTCACTTTGTTCCCTTGGTCCGTGGCGGCGCAGGTCCGGCCGGCGGATACCCTGTTCCAGGTTGAGCGATACCTCGATTACGAGACGGTGCAGTCGCCTCGGATCTCGCCGGACGGCAACGTCGTGGTGTTTGGGCGGCGAGCGGTTGACAAGATGAAAGACAGCTGGGAAACCAGCTTGTGGATCATGAACGCCGATGGGTCGAACCTTCGGTTCCTCCTCAAAGGTGCCGACCCGGTGTGGTCGGCTGATGGAACCCGGATCGCGTTTCTTGCCCCGGGCGAGCCGGGCGGGAATCAGATCTTCGTCCGCTACATGGATGCCGAAGGGGCGGTGTCGCAGGTAACGCGAGTGGAGCAGACGCCGTCCGATATCCGCTGGGCGCCGGACGGGCGCTCGATCGGCTTTGCGATGGTGGTACCCTCGGCGCCCGACTGGAACGTCCGGCTTCCAGCCCCGCCGGCCGGTGCGACCTGGACGCGGGCTCCGCGGGTGGTCGACAAACTCCATTCGCGGGCCGATGGGCGCGGGTGGCTGGTCAACGGGTACACCCATCTCTTCGTGGTGCCTTCCACTGGCGGGACGCCCCGCCAGGTCACGACCGGAACTTGGAATGTGGGTGCTCGGGGTATTGGACTGCCCGGGTCGGTGGGCTGGGACTGGATGCCCGACGGCCGGAGTCTCGTGGTCGATGGCAACGACGATCCCGATGCCGACCGGCAGCGCCAGGTCTCCAACATCTACGCGGTTGATCTCGAGACCCTCACGCGTCGCCGGCTCACCCCGTCGAAAGGCAATTGGACCAATCCCATTGTCTCGCCCGACGGCAAGGTGATTGCCTTCCTCGGTTTCTCGTTTACCAAGCAGACCTATCGGGTGTCTGATCTGTACACGATGCCCGCCACCGGCGGCGCGGCCACGCTTCGAAGTCAGGGCTTTGACCGAACGCCCTCGCAGTTGGTATGGGCGCTGGACAACAGCGGGCTCTATTTCGTCGCCGACGATCGGGGGGTCTCGAATCTCTACCTCGCGCCGACCAGCGGTCCGATCCGGCCGCTGACCACCGGGATTCATATGTTGACCGCGCCCTCGGTCTCGAAGAAAGGCACGGCGGTGGTGGTTCGGACCCATTTCTACGCCCCACCTGACGTCGTGAAGATCGATCTCAAGAAGCCGTCGCAGTTGGTTCCACTGACCCAGATGAATGCCGATCTCCTTGGCGGAGCCAAGCTCGGCGAGGTCGAAGAGATCTGGTACCGGTCGGCGGACGGAACCCGGGTCCAGGGGTGGATCGTCAAGCCGCCGTCCTTCACCCCGGACCGAAAGTGGCCGTTGATCCTCGAGATTCACGGCGGCCCTCACGGGATGTACAACGTCGGGTTCAATCCGATGTACCAGAACTTCGCCGCCAACGGGTTCGTCACGTTGTACACCAACCCCCGAGGCAGCACCGGCTACGGCACCGACTTCGGCAATGCGATCGACCAGGCGTACCCGAGTGTCGACTACGACGATCTCATGGCCGGCGTCGACAGTGTCATCGGCCGGGGCTATGTGGACGAAAAGCAGATGTACGTGACGGGGTGCAGCGGTGGCGGGGTGTTGTCGAGTTGGGTCATTGCCCATACCAACCGGTTCGCGGCCGCGGCCGTCCGCTGCCCGGTTACCAACTGGATGAGTTTTGCCGGCACCAGCGACATCCCGCTTTTCGGCTTCAACTGGTTCGACAAGCCCTATTGGGAAGACCCCAAGCCGTGGCTCGAGCACAGTACGATCTTCCACGTCGGCAAAGTCAAAACCCCGACCTTGCTGATGACCGGCGAGCTCGACCTTCGGACCCCGATGGGCCAGACGGAGGAATACTTCGCCGCCTTGAAAGTGTTAGGCGTACCGACGGCGATGGTGCGGTTCGAGGGCGAGTACCACGGGACCGGTTCCAAACCCTCGAACTGGATGCGGACTCAAGTGTACATGATGGAGTGGTTCCGCCGGTACGGCACCAACGGAACCATTCCGTGA
- a CDS encoding class A beta-lactamase-related serine hydrolase produces the protein MKIVTATTVLLSLPFALAAQTPIQLDTAKVDAVFKEYGTTTPGCALGVYERGRVRFARGYGMADLNLGVPISPTTVFDIGSTSKQFAAAAIVILANEGKLSLADDVRKYVPELPGYGKTITIDHLLRHTSGLRDYNGLLFMAGHFFEDFTNDDDALGVIISQRALNFEPGSRWDYSNTGFFLLSTIVKRVTNRTLTEFSKERIFSPLGMAVTHFRDDHTAILPNRATAYGPGPNGGFTVDMSNWDQTGDGAVNTTVLDLARWDANFSDPKVGGQALIDRMEQRGTLNNGDSLSYARGLFVDKYRGLRRIHHGGAWAGYRAMLMRFPDQGVSIGVTCNIGTANTQKRATDVADVILAGVFPAAPAAGSPSAPAAAPVVKIDPAPYLGLYYADLLQSVVEITADSGRLVAHAMGRPLPLTPLGEDRFSYQGQAVELQFSDQRRALSLSILGTSQGPYLKTAGYTSTGADLQALVGSYSSPELGTIWTVRIEKGKAMLKGRAVGESELKPRIKDAYQADGSFVRFTRGADGRINGFEVSASRMLRIRFNR, from the coding sequence ATGAAGATCGTGACCGCCACTACCGTCCTGCTCAGCCTCCCCTTTGCCTTGGCCGCCCAGACCCCGATCCAACTCGACACGGCCAAAGTCGATGCGGTCTTCAAGGAGTATGGCACGACCACGCCGGGCTGCGCCCTCGGCGTCTACGAACGGGGCCGGGTCCGGTTTGCCAGGGGGTACGGCATGGCCGACTTGAATCTCGGCGTGCCGATCAGCCCGACCACGGTGTTCGACATCGGGTCGACGTCGAAACAATTCGCCGCCGCCGCCATCGTGATCCTCGCCAACGAAGGCAAGCTGTCCCTGGCCGACGACGTCCGGAAGTATGTCCCCGAGCTCCCAGGCTATGGCAAGACGATCACCATCGATCACCTGCTCCGTCATACCAGCGGGCTCCGAGATTACAACGGGCTGTTGTTCATGGCAGGACACTTCTTCGAAGACTTCACCAACGACGACGACGCGCTCGGCGTCATCATTTCCCAACGAGCGTTGAACTTCGAACCGGGGAGCCGGTGGGACTACAGCAATACCGGATTCTTCCTGCTCTCGACGATCGTGAAGAGGGTCACCAACCGGACGCTGACCGAGTTCTCCAAGGAGCGGATTTTCTCGCCGTTGGGCATGGCCGTGACCCACTTCCGGGACGACCACACCGCCATCCTTCCAAACCGCGCCACGGCCTACGGTCCGGGACCGAACGGCGGCTTTACGGTCGATATGTCGAATTGGGATCAGACCGGCGATGGCGCGGTGAATACCACCGTCCTCGACCTGGCCCGGTGGGATGCCAACTTCTCTGATCCCAAAGTGGGCGGTCAGGCGCTGATCGATCGAATGGAACAGCGGGGCACCCTGAACAATGGTGATAGTCTGAGTTATGCCCGGGGTCTGTTCGTCGACAAATACCGGGGCCTCCGGCGGATCCACCATGGGGGCGCGTGGGCCGGCTACCGCGCCATGTTGATGCGATTCCCAGACCAGGGCGTATCGATCGGGGTGACGTGCAACATCGGGACGGCCAACACCCAGAAACGGGCCACCGACGTCGCCGATGTGATTCTGGCCGGCGTCTTCCCCGCCGCTCCTGCCGCCGGCTCTCCCAGTGCCCCAGCGGCCGCTCCGGTAGTCAAGATTGACCCCGCCCCGTATCTCGGGCTCTACTACGCCGACCTGCTCCAGTCGGTCGTCGAGATCACCGCCGACTCCGGCCGCCTCGTAGCCCATGCCATGGGTCGGCCTTTACCGCTCACCCCCCTCGGCGAGGATCGATTCAGCTACCAGGGACAGGCCGTCGAACTCCAGTTCAGCGACCAACGCCGCGCCCTCAGCCTCTCGATCCTCGGCACCAGTCAAGGTCCTTATCTCAAGACCGCGGGCTATACTTCGACCGGCGCTGACCTCCAAGCTTTGGTCGGGTCGTATTCGAGCCCCGAGCTCGGAACCATCTGGACCGTGCGGATCGAGAAGGGCAAGGCCATGCTCAAGGGCCGAGCCGTCGGAGAATCCGAGCTGAAACCCCGGATCAAAGACGCCTATCAGGCCGATGGGAGCTTCGTTCGCTTTACCCGGGGCGCCGACGGCCGGATCAACGGCTTCGAGGTCAGCGCCAGCCGGATGCTCCGAATTCGGTTCAATCGTTAG
- a CDS encoding S9 family peptidase, with translation MLAAQPKRPPVTRAGATVGDYHGTKVADPYRWLEDVDAPETLAWVTTQNQVTFDYLRALPGRDALKGRLSELYDYERFSVPYYRGGRYFYSRNSGLQNQAVLYVQDARTGTTRELLDPNRLSDDGTVALALTEPSPDGSLLLYATAASGSDWQEFKVRRVADGTDLSDHLRWIKFSGGAWTRDGKGFFYSRYPEPAAGSAMVGQNRDMKVYYHQIGTTQAEDVVVYERPDQPDWGFGVQVTHDGRYLVMNVWVGTDTRQRIHYLDLADPIRPQVTGTVARLLDQADAAYGFIGNQGPLFQFRTDRDAPRSRVITIDTRKTGAEAVRETIPEQPHALESVLEVGGRLVATYLADAKSSVRIFERDGRPVREVSLPGIGSATGISGDPDRPEMFYAFTSFLSPGTIYRYDVGTGGSEVFRAPKLKFDPVRYQTEQVFYRSKDGTRVPMFITHRRDLEKNGVNPTILYAYGGFDISLTPSFDPALIGWLEKGGVYAQPNLRGGGEYGKAWHEAGMFEKKQNVFDDFVAAAEYLFAERYTSSAYLAIEGGSNGGLLVGATMTQRPDLAAVAFPAVGVMDMLRYHKFTIGWAWASEYGSADDPKHFPVLKAYSPLHNLKPETDYPATLVTTADHDDRVVPGHSFKFAAALQAATAWRRPAYIRIETKAGHGFGKPVSKTIEERADVFSFALANMGKRGPTP, from the coding sequence ATGCTTGCTGCCCAGCCCAAGCGCCCCCCGGTTACCCGGGCAGGCGCCACCGTCGGTGACTATCACGGGACCAAGGTCGCCGACCCCTACCGGTGGCTCGAGGACGTCGATGCCCCCGAGACGCTGGCCTGGGTCACCACCCAGAATCAGGTCACCTTCGACTACCTCCGGGCGCTCCCCGGTCGCGACGCCCTCAAGGGCCGCTTGAGCGAGCTCTACGACTACGAGCGGTTTTCCGTGCCCTACTACCGTGGCGGCCGGTACTTCTACAGCCGGAACAGCGGGCTTCAAAACCAAGCCGTTCTCTATGTACAGGATGCGAGAACCGGGACCACCCGTGAGTTGCTCGACCCTAACCGCCTGTCCGACGACGGCACCGTGGCGCTCGCGCTGACGGAGCCAAGCCCCGATGGGAGCCTGCTGCTCTACGCCACCGCAGCCAGCGGATCGGATTGGCAGGAATTCAAGGTTCGCCGGGTTGCCGACGGCACCGACCTGTCCGACCATCTTCGGTGGATCAAGTTTTCAGGCGGCGCCTGGACCAGGGACGGCAAGGGGTTCTTCTACTCGAGGTATCCCGAGCCGGCCGCCGGCTCGGCGATGGTCGGGCAGAACCGGGACATGAAGGTCTACTACCACCAGATCGGGACCACCCAGGCCGAGGACGTCGTGGTCTACGAGCGCCCGGATCAGCCCGACTGGGGATTCGGCGTCCAGGTAACCCACGATGGCCGGTATCTGGTGATGAACGTCTGGGTCGGTACCGACACCAGGCAGCGAATTCATTACCTCGACTTGGCCGATCCGATTCGGCCCCAGGTGACCGGTACCGTGGCCCGGCTCCTCGATCAGGCCGACGCCGCCTATGGATTCATCGGGAATCAAGGGCCGCTGTTCCAATTCCGGACCGATCGCGATGCCCCGCGCAGCCGGGTGATTACCATCGACACTCGGAAAACCGGGGCGGAGGCAGTCCGGGAGACGATTCCGGAGCAGCCCCACGCGCTCGAGTCAGTTCTCGAAGTCGGTGGCCGGTTGGTGGCCACCTATTTGGCCGACGCTAAGTCGTCGGTCAGGATCTTCGAACGGGATGGCCGGCCGGTCCGCGAGGTGAGCTTGCCTGGCATCGGCAGCGCCACCGGCATCAGCGGTGATCCGGATCGCCCCGAGATGTTCTACGCGTTCACGTCGTTCCTGTCGCCGGGGACGATCTACCGGTACGACGTCGGCACCGGTGGGTCCGAGGTGTTCCGGGCGCCGAAGCTCAAGTTCGACCCCGTCCGTTATCAGACCGAGCAGGTATTCTATCGGAGCAAGGACGGCACCCGGGTCCCGATGTTCATCACCCACCGGCGCGATCTCGAAAAGAACGGGGTCAACCCGACGATCCTCTACGCCTACGGCGGATTCGACATCAGCCTGACCCCGTCCTTCGATCCGGCCTTGATCGGCTGGCTCGAGAAGGGCGGCGTCTACGCCCAGCCGAACCTTCGGGGCGGCGGGGAGTACGGCAAGGCGTGGCACGAGGCGGGCATGTTCGAGAAGAAGCAAAACGTCTTCGACGATTTCGTGGCGGCCGCCGAGTATCTCTTTGCCGAGCGGTACACCAGTTCGGCCTACCTGGCCATCGAGGGCGGATCGAACGGGGGGCTCTTGGTCGGGGCCACCATGACCCAGCGGCCCGACCTCGCGGCCGTGGCATTTCCGGCCGTGGGTGTGATGGACATGCTCCGCTATCACAAGTTTACAATCGGGTGGGCCTGGGCTTCAGAGTACGGATCAGCCGACGATCCGAAGCACTTCCCGGTTCTCAAGGCCTACTCGCCGCTCCACAATCTGAAGCCGGAGACGGATTACCCCGCCACCCTCGTCACCACCGCGGATCACGACGACCGGGTGGTGCCAGGGCACTCGTTCAAGTTTGCGGCGGCGCTCCAAGCCGCGACGGCATGGCGGCGGCCGGCGTACATTCGGATCGAAACCAAGGCCGGCCACGGATTCGGCAAACCGGTCTCGAAGACGATCGAGGAACGGGCCGATGTCTTTTCGTTTGCGCTCGCGAACATGGGCAAGCGGGGTCCGACGCCCTAG